A stretch of the Solanum dulcamara chromosome 6, daSolDulc1.2, whole genome shotgun sequence genome encodes the following:
- the LOC129892652 gene encoding transcription factor MYB97-like: protein MAPDDRGMKSGGGRNGGGGKQALKKGPWTTTEDGILMDYVKKHGEGNWNAVQRNSGLMRCGKSCRLRWANHLRPHLKKGAFSLEEERIIIDLHAKLGNKWARMAAQLPGRTDNEIKNYWNTRLKRRQRAGLPIYPQELQSQNQQENNKPQSLISSPFDPQRATYNNPPPLSLLNVFNPSTMKPPFTHQFPLNCNNIFRDPPKGLSLTSPSSMRNSPFLSASASMPNNNFGHALSNLVSVPSFQQNYPNFSLTTRPFMGIPSNQNELISGMDINSINYPSGQSLMTASSSENTCSDFGSSDVNNYANVVGLSRGNSGLLEDLLEESQVVTRPTKIEENNRLDLNEKGKLLLEDYGLEEKEGDHQDEAILTEESVYSFAHGGDITLNNNSESSSPHPNASSGIFLRKEGSLQGINQVDEELMCFFDFPLDQDEQVPNWYEESDDKKNNSKIGADDHKAESLAEDSSKSQVVITTTSGPKKHDWELGGCCWNNMPSFLLE from the exons ATGGCCCCAGATGATAGAGGAATGAAGAGCGGTGGAGGGAGAAATGGTGGAGGAGGCAAGCAGGCGCTAAAGAAAGGGCCATGGACAACAACAGAGGATGGGATTTTAATGGACTACGTGAAGAAACATGGAGAAGGGAATTGGAACGCTGTTCAAAGGAATTCAggattgatgagatgtggaaaaagTTGTAGGTTAAGATGGGCTaatcatcttagacctcatctTAAGAAAGGTGCATTTTCTCTTGAGGAGGAAAGAATTATTATAGATCTTCATGCTAAACTTGGCAACAAATGGGCTCGCATGGCTGCTCag CTACCTGGAAGGACAGACAATGAGATCAAAAATTATTGGAACACAAGGCTTAAGAGAAGACAAAGAGCTGGTTTGCCTATATACCCTCAAGAATTACAATCACAAAACCAACAAGAAAACAATAAACCCCAAAGCCTTATTTCTTCACCATTTGATCCCCAAAGGGCAACTTATAACAATCCTCCCCCTCTTTCCCTTTTGAATGTCTTCAATCCTTCAACCATGAAACCCCCTTTTACACATCAATTCCCCCTTAATTGTAACAACATTTTTCGCGATCCTCCTAAAGGCCTTTCCTTGACATCACCGTCATCTATGAGAAATTCACCTTTTTTGTCAGCTTCAGCATCTATGCCTAACAACAATTTTGGTCATGCCTTATCCAATTTAGTGTCAGTGCCATCATTTCAACAGAACTATCCGAATTTTAGCTTAACAACAAGGCCTTTCATGGGAATTCCTTCGAATCAAAATGAATTAATCTCCGGTATGGATATTAATTCTATTAATTACCCATCAGGGCAATCATTAATGACTGCATCATCTTCTGAGAATACATGCAGTGATTTTGGTTCAAGCGATGTTAATAATTATGCAAATGTTGTTGGATTATCGCGAGGAAATAGTGGATTATTAGAAGATTTGTTGGAGGAGTCTCAGGTTGTAACTCGACCTACGaaaattgaagagaataatCGTCTTGatttaaatgaaaaaggaaaattatTGTTGGAAGATTATGGCTTAGAGGAAAAAGAGGGAGATCATCAAGATGAAGCCATTTTAACTGAAGAATCAGTCTACAGCTTTGCTCATGGTGGTGATATCACCCTGAATAACAACTCTGAAAGCTCCAGTCCCCATCCCAATGCATCTTCag GGATATTCTTGAGAAAGGAAGGTTCATTACAAGGAATTAATCAAGTGGATGAGGAGCTAATGTGCTTTTTTGATTTTCCTCTAGATCAGGATGAACAAGTTCCAAATTGGTATGAGGAAAGTgatgacaaaaaaaataattcaaaaattggTGCTGATGATCACAAAGCTGAAAGTCTAGCTGAGGATTCTTCCAAATCACAAGTGgtaataacaacaacatcaGGGCCAAAGAAGCATGATTGGGAACTTGGAGGGTGTTGTTGGAACAACATGCCTTCTTTTTTGTTAGAATAA
- the LOC129892397 gene encoding probable membrane metalloprotease ARASP2, chloroplastic codes for MIINLSSSSPSSCSLSLSTCINSKSHISRFQLRTKTHFSKSLSFSSSSTFHSKNQFLHEKNRHPLGKRRNFRSWVIPGFDFGGNFESTQSVLEAVGVLTAIIVVHESGHFLAAYLQGIHVSKFAVGFGPILAKFNAKNVEYSLRAFPLGGFVGFPDNDPDSDIPPDDKNLLKNRPIFDRVIVISAGVIANIIFAYVIIFTQVLLVGLPVQESFPGVLVPDVRPFSAASRDGLLPGDVILGLNGIDLGKNGPSLVSEVVDFIKKSPKRNVLLKIGRGEGSVDVRVTPDENSDGTGRIGVQLSPNFKISKVQPKNILEAFSFSGREFWGLTYNVLDSLKQTFMNFSQTASKVSGPVAIIAVGAEVAKSNVDGLYQFAAVLNINLAVINLLPLPALDGGTLALILVEAARGGKKLPLEVEQGIMSSGIMFVLIVGLFLLVRDTLNLDFIRDLL; via the coding sequence ATGATTATAAAtctttcctcttcttctccttcttcttgtTCTCTCTCCCTCTCAACATGCATTAATTCCAAGTCACATATTTCAAGATTCCAATTAAGGACCAAGACTCACTTCTCTAAATCTCTATCTTTCTCCTCCTCTTCAACTTTTCATTCCAAGAAtcaatttttacatgaaaagaACAGACACCCACTTGGTAAAAGGAGAAATTTCaggagttgggtaattcctggATTTGATTTTGGTGGCAATTTTGAGAGTACACAGTCAGTTTTGGAAGCAGTTGGTGTGTTGACAGCTATTATTGTAGTTCATGAAAGTGGTCATTTTCTTGCTGCTTATCTTCAGGGTATCCATGTAAGTAAATTTGCTGTTGGGTTTGGTCCAATTTTAGCTAAATTTAATGCTAAAAATGTAGAGTACTCACTTAGAGCATTTCCTCTTGGTGGGTTTGTGGGTTTTCCTGATAATGATCCTGATAGTGATATTCCCCCTGATGACAAGAATCTGCTTAAAAATAGGCCTATATTTGACAGGGTTATTGTTATTTCAGCTGGAGTAATAGCTAATATAATCTTTGCTTATGTGATAATATTTACACAAGTGTTGTTAGTTGGGTTGCCTGTGCAAGAATCCTTCCCTGGGGTTCTTGTGCCTGATGTTAGGCCTTTTTCAGCTGCATCTAGAGATGGATTGCTTCCTGGTGATGTAATTTTAGGTCTTAATGGAATTGACTTGGGGAAAAATGGACCTAGTTTGGTCTCTGAGGTTGTTGATTTCATCAAGAAAAGCCCAAAGAGAAATGTGTTGCTGAAAATAGGGAGAGGAGAAGGGAGTGTTGATGTTAGAGTCACACCTGATGAGAATTCGGATGGTACGGGTAGGATTGGAGTTCAACTGTCACCAAATTTCAAGATTTCGAAAGTTCAGCCAAAGAATATACTTGAAGCATTTAGCTTCTCTGGAAGAGAGTTTTGGGGTCTCACATACAATGTTTTGGACAGCTTGAAACAGACGTTTATGAACTTCTCACAAACCGCAAGTAAGGTATCAGGTCCTGTTGCCATCATAGCTGTTGGTGCAGAAGTTGCAAAATCAAACGTTGATGGCCTTTATCAATTTGCTGCTGTTCTGAATATCAACCTTGCTGTGATTAATCTCCTTCCTTTGCCGGCTTTGGATGGGGGTACTTTGGCGTTGATTCTCGTAGAAGCAGCTAGAGGTGGAAAAAAACTTCCTTTAGAAGTAGAGCAAGGGATTATGTCATCTGGAATCATGTTTGTGCTAATTGTTGGACTGTTCCTTCTTGTCCGTGATACTCTGAACCTTGATTTTATCAGGGATTTGTTATAA